The DNA segment GCTCCGAGCGTCCATTCCCGCACGCCGCCGGGAGGACGGGACTCGAGGTGCGCCGCGACGGCGCGCGCCTTCCGGCCGGCGAGAGCTTCCGGAACGCTCGTCCACTCGAGAAGCACCGCTCCCTCTCCGACCGGACGCACGACGCGCATGGAGCGATCTTATCGATCGGCTTCCGGCGGGGGAATTTTCAGCGCACCGGAGGAGGAGGCGCTTCGGCGGGGGGAGGGGGTGGCGCGGCCGGCGGGGCGGGCGGCGGCGCGGGAGCGGTTTCGGTCGGAGGAGGCGCTTCCGTCGGAGGCGGCGTCGCCGTCGGGCCCGGCGGCGGCGGCGCAGCCGGCGTCGCCGTCGCGTTCACGGAAGGAGGGGCATGGGGCGCGTCGCCCGACGGCACGCCGGTCGGCGCTTCCCCGGGGGCGTTCCCGGTCGGCGCGACCTCGTCGGTCGGGGCCGCCCCGGAATAGACCGTGCTCCCCGGCGGCGGCGCGTACGTCTTTCCGACGACGTAGTCGTTCGTTCCCGCCGGATACGGAACGCCGACTCCCGGCCGGTAGGCGTCGGTGTTCTGCGGCATGTTCTTCGGCCGCTCGCGGAGCGACTTCGCGAGGGCGCGCTGGCGGCGGGCCGCGTCGACCGGAGAGATCTCGCCGGGAGCTTCCATCGTGCTCTCGATGCGGGGAGCCTCCGCCTGGCCGATGGAGGCGACGTCCCGCTTGCGGACCGAGAGCAGCGTCCCGTCGGTCGCCGTGAAGACGTAGGCTCCGTTTCGTTCCGCCGGCTTCGTCTTCGTCCAGTACGTGACGCCTCCGTGCAGCACGATCTTGTACTCGGCCCGCAGAAGCGCCGGCGCGAGCAGGATGGCGAGGGTAACCGCCGCCGCCTTCATGCCCTCGATTGTACGCCTGACCCGGCGCTCGACTCGGCCATTCCGCCGGTTGCGAATGCAAGAGCAGGGCCCGCGGGGAACGGGGCTCCTTCCGCGTCGCTACAATGCGGCCCATGGCGATCCGACCTTCCCTCTGGGCCTCCCTCTCTCCGACCGGCGCGGGCGAGACGAAGCCCGCGCACTACCGCGACATGGCGCGGGTCGCCTGGGAGAACCGGGACGCGCTCGGTTACGCCTGGCGCCTCCTCCGGGACGGAACGTGCGACGGGTGCGCCCTCGGAACGTCGGGAATGCGCGACTGGACGATTCCGGGCACGCATCTCTGCATGGTCCGGCTGGAGCTCCTGCGGCTCAACACCGCTCCCCCCCTCGATCCGGAGCGGCTCCGGGACGCCGGAAGCCTCGAGCCGCTCTCGGGCCGCGAGCTGCGGGCGCTCGGCCGTCTTCCCGAACCGATGCTCCGCCGCGCGGGTGAACGCGGGTTCCGCGTCGTCTCCTGGGAAGAAGCGCTGGACGCCGCCGCGGAGAAGATCCGCGCATCGGATCCTCGCCGCGTCGCCGTCTATCTCACGTCGCGCGGCATCCTGAACGAGCACTACTACGCGGCCCAGAAGGCCGCCCGCTTCATGGGCACGAGCCACATCGACAACTCGGCCCGGCTCTGCCACTCCGCGTCCACGTCCGCCATGAAAAAGACCCTCGGTTACGGCGCGACGACCTGCAGCTACGCCGACTGGATCGGATCGGATCTCGTCGTCTTCTTCGGGAGCAACGCCGCGAACAACCAGCCGGTCAGCATGAAGTATCTCGACCGCGCGCGCCGGCGCGGCACGCGGGTCGCCGTCGTGAATCCCTACGAAGAACCGGGAATGAAGCGGTACTGGGTGCCCTCGCTTCCCGAGTCCGCCCTCTTCGGAACGCGGATCGCCGACGACTGGTACGCGGTGCGAACCGGCGGCGATCTCGCCTTCCTCGCGGGAGTGTTCAAGATCCTCTGCGCGGAAGGATGGATCGACCGCGACTTCGTCGCGCGGCGGACGGAGGGATTCGGTCCGGCGCGGGCGTCCGTCGAAGCGCTCGCGTTCGACCGGCTCGAGGCGGATTCCGGCCTCTCCCGCGGGGAGATGCGGCGCTTCGCGGAGACGCTGCGCGACGCGAAGAACGCGGTGTTCGTCTGGTCGATGGGGCTCACCCAGCATGCGCACGGAACCCCGACGATCGAAGCCCTCGTCAACGTGGCGCTCGCGCGCCACTACGTCGGACGCGAGAAGACCGGCCTGATGCCGATCCGCGGACATTCCGGCGTGCAGGGAGGCGCCGAGGTGGGCTGCGTTCCCGCTCTGCCGGAGGCCGCGTCCCGCCGGTTCGCCGAGATCTGGGGATTTCCGTTGCCCGATTTCGAGGGGTTGTCGGCCGCCGAGCAGGTCGAAGCCTCCCGCCGCGGAGAAATCGACGTCTTCTGGATCGTGGGAGGCAATTTCCTCGAAACGCTTCCCGAGCCCCGCCGCTCCCGGGAGGCCCTCGAAAGGGTCGGGACCCGGATCCACCAGGACATCGTCCTCTCGAGCCAGATGCTCGTCCCGCCCAGGGACACCGTCGTGCTCTTTCCGGCGACGACGCGCTACGAGTCTCCGGGCGGCGGAACGGAGACCTCGACGGAGCGGCGCATCATCTTCTCGCCGGAGATTCCCGGACCGCGCGTGTCCGGCGCCCGTCCCGAATGGCAGGTCTTCGCCGACGTGGCCCGGCGCGTCCGACCCGATTTCGCGGATCGGCTGCGCATCGAGAGCTCGGCGCAGCTCCGCCAGGAAATCGGGAGGGCGATTCCGCTCTATGCCGGTATCGAGAATCTCCGCCGGAAGGGCGATTCCTTCCAGTGGGGCGGGGCGCGGCTCTTCTCGGACGGGGTGTTCGCCACGGCGGACGGCAAAGCGCGATTCTCGGAAATCTCGCTCGGGGATGCGCGCGCCGCGGGCGACATCTTCATGGTTTCGACGCGCCGGGGAAAACAGTTCAACTCGATGATCCAGCACGACGTCGACCCGCTGAACGGAGCCCGACGCCTCGACGTCCTGATCTCGGCCGGCGACGCCAGCCGGCTCGGGATCGCCGACGGAGAACCGGTGCGGCTCACGTCCGACACCGGCCGCTTCGAAGGATTCGCGAAAGTCGCGCCGATCCGGGAGGGGGACCTGCAGGTCCACTGGCCGGAGGCGGGCGGCCTCCTGGCCGGCGGCCGACTCGACCCCATTTCGCTCGAGCCCGACTACACGGCGGCCGTCACGCTCTCGAAGATCCCCGTTTCCCCCGGCGGCGGCCGGCCGACTTCCTGAAGGCGTCCCGAACCCTTCGAAAAACTCGCTAGGATGGGCTTCGGAAAGGAGTCTCGATGCGATTTCTCTTCGGAGTCCTCATCGGCGCCGTCGCGATCGTCGCGGGCGCGATCATCGTCGCCTCCACCGGCCGCATCGACGTCGCCGCGGCGCGGCACGGCGGGTGGAACGACCGGATCGACCACTGGCTCTTCACGGTTTCCACGCGATCGATCGAGAAGCACGCCCCCTCGGCGACCAACCCGTTCGCGTCCGACCCGGCGGCCGCGGCGGCGGGACTGGCGCATTACCGCGAGAACTGCCTCGATTGCCACGGCGCGCGCGACGTCGACACATCGGAATTCGCGAAGGGGTTGAACCCGGGGCCGCCGATGCTCGACATGGACGACGTCCAGAGGATGTCGGACGGACAGCTCTTCTGGGTGATCTCCAACGGCGTCCGCGCGACCGGGATGCCCGCGTTTTCGCCGACGCACTCGCCGGAGGAGATCTGGAAGATCGTCGCCTTCGTGCGCCACCTCCCGAAGCTCAGCGACGCGGAAGTCGCGAGCCTGAAGAAGGGCCGCGAGGAAGGGGAAGAGCACCACAAGGAGCCGGCTCCCGAAGCGAAATAGGAGAACGATGCGGGAGCCGGAACGATCCGAGCTCCGCGAGCGTCGTTCCGGCGACGTCCCCCGGGCTCTCATTCGCCCCGGCCGGGCGCCGAAGCGGTCGAGGGCATGAGCCCGAGCCGCGGAAGGCCGCATCGCGAAAAGTCTCCGCGAGTAACCGAGCGGAGGAGGTTCGCGATGCGGGAGCCGGAACGATCCGAGCTCTGCGAGCGTCGTTCCGGCGACGATTCAGCAGGCGGAGGCGACCGCCGAAAGCAGCGCCTCCGGCACGACCGGTTTCGGGAGGAATGCGACCGCGCCCCCCTGCAGGGCGCTGTTCCGGGCGGCTTTCACGCCGGACACGACGACGACCGGAATCTTCGCGATGCTCTCGTCCGCCTGCTGGGTTCTCCGGAACTGCCACCCGTCCATTCCCGGCATCAGCATGTCCAGGATGATCAGGCACGGGCGCAGTCCCGAGCGAAGCTCCTGGAGCGCTTCCCGGCCGTTGTGGACCGCGACCGGACGGCGCCCGTCCTGCTGCAGGATCTCGCAGATCACTTCGAGGACATCGGGATCATCTTCGACGACGAGAACGGTGGTACCCGGCATTTCTCCCCCAACGATGGCGCTTCGATTGTCGACGATCGGGCCCGCTCCGTCCACCCAAAGTTTCTCCGCGCTTCGACGCTCGGCCGGCCCCC comes from the Thermoanaerobaculia bacterium genome and includes:
- a CDS encoding c-type cytochrome — protein: MRFLFGVLIGAVAIVAGAIIVASTGRIDVAAARHGGWNDRIDHWLFTVSTRSIEKHAPSATNPFASDPAAAAAGLAHYRENCLDCHGARDVDTSEFAKGLNPGPPMLDMDDVQRMSDGQLFWVISNGVRATGMPAFSPTHSPEEIWKIVAFVRHLPKLSDAEVASLKKGREEGEEHHKEPAPEAK
- a CDS encoding FdhF/YdeP family oxidoreductase, with the translated sequence MAIRPSLWASLSPTGAGETKPAHYRDMARVAWENRDALGYAWRLLRDGTCDGCALGTSGMRDWTIPGTHLCMVRLELLRLNTAPPLDPERLRDAGSLEPLSGRELRALGRLPEPMLRRAGERGFRVVSWEEALDAAAEKIRASDPRRVAVYLTSRGILNEHYYAAQKAARFMGTSHIDNSARLCHSASTSAMKKTLGYGATTCSYADWIGSDLVVFFGSNAANNQPVSMKYLDRARRRGTRVAVVNPYEEPGMKRYWVPSLPESALFGTRIADDWYAVRTGGDLAFLAGVFKILCAEGWIDRDFVARRTEGFGPARASVEALAFDRLEADSGLSRGEMRRFAETLRDAKNAVFVWSMGLTQHAHGTPTIEALVNVALARHYVGREKTGLMPIRGHSGVQGGAEVGCVPALPEAASRRFAEIWGFPLPDFEGLSAAEQVEASRRGEIDVFWIVGGNFLETLPEPRRSREALERVGTRIHQDIVLSSQMLVPPRDTVVLFPATTRYESPGGGTETSTERRIIFSPEIPGPRVSGARPEWQVFADVARRVRPDFADRLRIESSAQLRQEIGRAIPLYAGIENLRRKGDSFQWGGARLFSDGVFATADGKARFSEISLGDARAAGDIFMVSTRRGKQFNSMIQHDVDPLNGARRLDVLISAGDASRLGIADGEPVRLTSDTGRFEGFAKVAPIREGDLQVHWPEAGGLLAGGRLDPISLEPDYTAAVTLSKIPVSPGGGRPTS
- a CDS encoding response regulator is translated as MPGTTVLVVEDDPDVLEVICEILQQDGRRPVAVHNGREALQELRSGLRPCLIILDMLMPGMDGWQFRRTQQADESIAKIPVVVVSGVKAARNSALQGGAVAFLPKPVVPEALLSAVASAC